A segment of the Planctomycetia bacterium genome:
TCAGCGGCAACTGATCGCTGAAGCTCATGCCGGGCACGACGGTCTCAAGCGGCTTAAACTCGCTCCGAATACCGTCCGGAGCGTCGGGCTTCATGTCCCACATGTCTTGCTGAGGGGGCCCGCCCCAGAGATAGATGAGGATGCACGCTTTCGCTTTGCCGCCTCGTCCGCTCGTCGCTGCGATGCGCGACCGATCGACCTCGGCGGCGCGGGCCGCTTCGCCTTGCAGCAGCCGCGGCAAAGTAAGGCCGGTGCCGCCGAGCATGCCGAGACGAAGCATGAAATCTCGCCGAGCACTTACGGACTTCGTCGGGAATCCGGCGGGCAAACTACGCATAAGCAATCTCCTATGATTTTGCTTACTTTAGAAGAGTCGCCGCCCGATGGCAACCTTTTTCACGATCCTGACAACACATCGCCGACAAAGAAGCCGGCGGCGCTCAATGTCGGCGGCGGCGATGGAAGACGATCGCGAACAGCAGCAAAACGACCACCACACCGGCGAGCAGATATTCGTTTTGCAAGACCTCGAGGTATTCGATCATGTTTTCATTCGACGTAGAAAGGATGCTCGATCATGACGAGCATCTTTACCACGCGCTGCCGGCCTGCGGCTAGAACAACTCGTGGATCGGCCGGCCGTTGTTCTGGACGATCGGATGCGGTCGCCCGCTATTGTCGAGATACGTGGCGTCGAGCGGAACGTCCATATAGCGGTAGATCGTGGCGGCCAGATCGCCCGGCGTTACGGCCCGATCTTTAATCGCGCCGCCGTCGACATCCGATGCACCGATGACTTGCCCATGCCGCAATCCGCCCCCTGCCAACGCCATCGACATGACGGCCGGCCAGTGGTTGCGACCGTCGATCCCTTGTCGGCCGATGATCGGTTCGCGGCCGAACTCCCCCATC
Coding sequences within it:
- a CDS encoding LPXTG cell wall anchor domain-containing protein; translation: MIEYLEVLQNEYLLAGVVVVLLLFAIVFHRRRRH